In one window of Salvia hispanica cultivar TCC Black 2014 unplaced genomic scaffold, UniMelb_Shisp_WGS_1.0 HiC_scaffold_102, whole genome shotgun sequence DNA:
- the LOC125197830 gene encoding uncharacterized protein LOC125197830 has translation MCFLGCDKVETEVARQQAPGFCPYCGGKVQAFDLISRCRFCFLPIGFRFKRKYFCSLCSRRLVLYHF, from the coding sequence atgtgttttctAGGGTGCGACAAGGTCGAGACGGAGGTGGCGCGGCAGCAGGCCCCGGGATTCTGTCCTTACTGCGGCGGAAAGGTGCAAGCATTCGACCTTATTAGCCGCTGCcgattttgttttcttcccATTGGCTTCAGATTCAAGCGCAAGTACTTCTGCTCCCTCTGCTCCAGACGCCTTGTCTTGTACCATTTTTAG
- the LOC125197832 gene encoding uncharacterized membrane protein At1g16860-like, with translation MGSRFPSHQLSNGLYVSGRPEQPKEKTPTMSSVAMPYTGGDIKKSGELGKMFDIPTDGSRSRKSGPINNAPTRSGSFGGAASHSGQLNSVRSGSVSAGGVSGSVSLKKTNSGPLNKHGEPLKKSSGPQGGGTAASRQNSGPIPPVLPTTGLITSGPITSGPLNSSGAPRKASGPLDSTGSMKMHNASLVNNQAVTHLSQDDEYSFRKSFPKPILWAIILLFVMGFIAGGFILGAVRNPILLVVVVILFAAVASVFTWNTCWGRRAITSFIASYPDAELRTAKDGQFVKVSGVVTCGNVPLESSFQRVPRCVYTSTSLYEYRGWDSKAANPTHRRFTWGLRTLERHVVDFYISDFQSGLRALVKTGYGARVTPYVDESVVVDINPSNRDMSPEFVRWLGGRNLSSDDRQMRLKEGYIKEGSTVSVMGVVQRNENVLMIVPPSEPFSTGCQWNKCILPASLEGIVLRCEDTSKVDVIPV, from the exons ATGGGCTCTCGATTCCCCTCTCATCAGTTGAGCAATGGTCTTTATGTATCGGGCAGGCCTGAGCAGCCGAAAGAGAAGACTCCAACAATGAGCTCAGTTGCCATGCCGTATACTGGaggtgatattaaaaaatctgGAGAGCTAGGTAAAATGTTCGACATCCCTACGGATGGCTCTAGGTCCCGCAAATCAGGTCCCATAAACAATGCTCCAACAAGGTCAGGTTCTTTTGGTGGGGCAGCTTCTCACTCGGGGCAGTTGAATTCCGTGAGAAGTGGCTCAGTTTCAGCTGGTGGGGTTTCTGGATCAGTTTCATTAAAGAAAACGAATTCTGGCCCACTTAATAAACACGGTGAGCCATTGAAGAAGTCGTCTGGTCCGCAGGGAGGTGGAACTGCTGCATCTCGCCAAAATTCGGGTCCTATTCCTCCAGTTCTGCCAACCACTGGCCTCATTACGTCCGGGCCTATTACGTCAGGTCCTCTAAATTCATCGGGTGCTCCACGCAAAGCCTCTGGTCCTTTGGATTCTACAGGCTCAATGAAGATGCATAATGCTTCTTTAGTCAATAACCAGGCTGTTACTCATCTTAGCCAGGATGATGAATATTCATTTCGCAAGAGCTTCCCAAAGCCAATTCTTTGGGCCATCATTCTCCTCTTTGTGATGGGATTTATTGCTGGTGGCTTTATCCTTGGAGCTGTTCGCAATCCCATTCTacttgttgttgttgttattcTTTTTGCTGCAGTTGCTTCTGTATTCACCTGGAATACGTGCTGGGGAAGAAGAGCTATTACTAGTTTTATAGCTAGCTATCCAGATGCAGAGTTACGAACTGCAAAAGATGGCCAATTTGTCAAGGTTTCTGGG GTTGTCACCTGCGGAAATGTTCCTCTTGAGTCATCATTCCAGAGAGTTCCTCGATGTGTTTATACATCTACAAGCTTGTATGAGTATCGGGGATGGGATTCGAAAGCAGCAAACCCGACACATCGTCGCTTTACCTGGGGCCTCCGGACATTAGAG AGGCATGTTGTTGATTTCTATATTTCTGACTTCCAATCTGGTTTGCGGGCATTGGTCAAGACTGGCTATGGTGCCAGGGTAACTCCATATGTGGACGAGTCTGTTGTGGTCGACATCAATCCATCTAACCGTGACATGTCTCCTGAGTTTGTCAGATGGTTAGGAGGAAGAAATCTTTCTAGTGATGATCGCCAAATGCGTCTCAAAGAGGG TTATATCAAAGAAGGTAGCACTGTGAGCGTTATGGGAGTCGTGCAACGGAACGAAAATGTATTAATGATAGTCCCCCCATCAGAACCCTTCTCAACAGGATGCCAGTGGAACAAATGCATCCTTCCAGCCAGTCTAGAAGGGATCGTGTTGAGATGCGAGGACACATCTAAGGTAGATGTCATACCAGTTTAG